A window of Malania oleifera isolate guangnan ecotype guangnan chromosome 5, ASM2987363v1, whole genome shotgun sequence contains these coding sequences:
- the LOC131156226 gene encoding cyclase-associated protein 1 — MEERLIQRLEAAVARLEAVSGGGRAGGAPESGGGGAADPSIAAFDDLMAQFVGRVSAAAGKIGGQVLVVTRVLEEAFSAERELLVKVKQTQKPDMVGLSEFLNPLNEVIVKANAMTEGRRSDFFNHLKAATDSLSALAWIAYSGKDCGMSLPIAHVEESWQMAEFYSNKILVEYKNKDPNHVEWAKALKELYFPGLRDYVKCYYPLGPVWSSTGKIVAAPSKAPPTVSPVAPPPPPAPLFGSESSQSSTSHPKTGMSAVFQEISAGKSVTSGLRKVTADMKTKNRADRSGVVAAGEKEGRTNSPSFSKTGPPKLELQMGRKWVVENQIGRKNLVIDDCDAKQSVYIFGCKDSVLQIQGKVNNITVDKCTKMGIVFKDVVAACEVVNCNGVEVQCQGSAPTISVDNTSGCQLYLSKDSLETSITTAKSSEINVLVPGADPNGDWGEHALPQQFVHVFKNGQFVTTPVSHSGG; from the exons ATGGAGGAGAGGCTGATACAGAGATTGGAAGCGGCGGTGGCGCGGTTGGAGGCGGTTTCAGGCGGAGGGCGCGCGGGAGGAGCGCCGGAGAGCGGCGGCGGCGGTGCGGCGGATCCTTCGATTGCTGCTTTTGACGATCTGATGGCGCAGTTCGTGGGTAGGGTTTCGGCCGCGGCGGGGAAGATTGGGGGACAAGTTTTGGTCGTTACGAGGGTTCTCGAGGAGGCGTTTTCTGCTGAGAGGGAGCTTCTCGTCAAGGTCAAGCAGACTCAG AAACCTGACATGGTGGGATTGAGTGAATTTCTCAATCCATTGAATGAAGTGATTGTGAAAGCGAATGCAATGACAGAAGGAAGGCGATCTGATTTCTTTAACCACTTGAAGGCTGCCACTGACAGTCTCTCAGCTTTAGCATGGATTGCATATTCGGGAAAAGATTGTG GTATGAGCTTGCCTATTGCACATGTGGAAGAAAGTTGGCAAATGGCAGAATTCTACAGTAACAAG ATTCTTGTGGAGTACAAAAACAAAGACCCAAATCATGTGGAGTGGGCCAAAGCTTTGAAGGAACTATATTTTCCAGGTTTAAGGGATTATGTTAAGTGTTACTATCCTCTGGGCCCAGTATGGAGTTCCACAGGAAAAATTGTTGCTGCACCATCAAAAGCTCCTCCAACAGTTTCCCCTGTTGCTCCACCCCCTCCTCCAGCTCCTCTCTTCGGCTCTGAATCATCTCAGTCTTCAACATCACACCCAAAGACAGGGATGTCAGCTGTTTTTCAAGAAATTAGTGCGGGAAAGTCTGTGACTTCTG GTTTGAGAAAAGTCACAGCAGATATGAAGACAAAGAACCGTGCAGATAGAAGTGGCGTTGTAGCCGCTGGTGAAAAGGAAGGCCGTACCAATTCACCTTCTTTTTCTAAAACTGGACCTCCAAAGTTAGAGCTTCAAATGGGTCGTAA GTGGGTGGTTGAGAATCAAATTGGGAGAAAGAATCTTGTCATTGATGACTGTGATGCAAAACAGTCTGTATATATCTTTGGATGCAAAGATTCTGTTTTGCAAATCCAGG GAAAAGTTAACAATATAACAGTTGACAAATGCACCAAGATGGGAATTGTTTTCAAG GATGTTGTGGCTGCTTGTGAGGTTGTTAACTGCAATGGTGTTGAGGTGCAATGCCAG GGTTCAGCTCCAACTATTTCAGTTGACAACACATCAGGCTGCCAATTGTATTTGAGCAAAGATTCTTTGGAAACCTCTATAACAACAGCTAAATCAAGCGAGATCAATGTCTTGGTACCTGGTGCTGACCCTAATGGTGATTGG GGGGAGCATGCTTTGCCCCAGCAGTTTGTTCATGTCTTCAAGAATGGGCAGTTCGTAACAACTCCGGTGTCCCATTCTGGAGGGTAA